One Takifugu flavidus isolate HTHZ2018 unplaced genomic scaffold, ASM371156v2 ctg479, whole genome shotgun sequence DNA segment encodes these proteins:
- the LOC130520698 gene encoding uncharacterized protein LOC130520698: MSLHRLCTLDTMTSFQRLCCLMCVFLGNIVHGDNTKLSIPIRQDADFLSADVGDNVTLKCFYEDSFTTTLYWYKQVIGQKPKLMSSFYLFGQKASFTDEFRNSTRFQLVTENLQHHLTISDLRVADSATYYCLASNFFEYQFHNGTTVSVRGSGFNVPTSVHQLASGTIQSEDSMMLNCTVYTPTCDEEHAVYWFRNSGESLPGVIFTSAVRRNNKCDRKTNSCFFNLSLKNMNESQTGTYYCGVASCQSIVFGAATKVEFEDQKDSLVLFYFLCGASSFSIFLVVYLAFSVCMMNNHSCNYEELFQKRLSPLSKPKDRPDADGSVLWKKKMNREHTWTECVYFSVKQ; encoded by the exons ATGTCTCTACACCGCCTTTGCACTTTAGACACAATGACATCGTTTCAGAGATTATGctgtctgatgtgtgtgttcttgggaAACATTG TCCATGGGGACAATACGAAGTTGTCCATCCCCATTCGTCAAGATGCTGATTTTCTATCAGCGGACGTTGGTGACAATGttactttaaaatgtttctatGAAGACAGTTTTACAACAACCCTTTACTGGTATAAGCAAGTGATAGGCCAGAAACCAAAGCTAATGTCTAGCTTCTATTTATTTGGTCAAAAAGCTTCCTTTACGGATGAATTTAGAAACAGCACACGTTTCCAGCTGGTTACTGAAAATCTCCAGCATCACTTGACAATTTCAGATTTACGTGTTGCTGACTCCGCTACCTATTACTGCTTAGCAAGCAACTTTTTTGAATATCAGTTTCACAACGGCACAACTGTCAGTGTAAGGGGGTCAGGTTTTAATGTTCCAACTTCAGTGCATCAGTTGGCGTCTGGCACGATTCAATCAGAAGATTCCATGATGCTGAACTGCACAGTTTATACTCCAACCTGCGATGAAGAACatgctgtttactggttcagaaactctggagaaTCTCTACCAGGAGTTATTTTCACCAGTGCAGTCAGAAGGAATAACAAGTGTGACAGGAAAACCAACAGCTGTTTCTTCAACCTATCCCTAAAGAACATGAATGagtctcagactgggacctactattgtggtGTCGCATCCTGTCAAAGCATTGTGTTTGGAGCTGCAACCAAGGTGGAATTTGAGG ATCAGAAAGACTCTCTGGTCttgttttacttcctgtgtggtgcaTCATCATTCAGCATATTTCTGGTAGTGTATCTGGCCTTCTCGGTGTGCATGATGAACAATCACAGCTGCAATTATGAAG AATTGTTTCAGAAAAGATTGTCACCTCTGTCCAAACCAAAG gatcgtccagatgcagatggttctgttttgtggaagaagaagatgaacagagaacatacctggactgaatgtgtttacttcagtgtaaagcagtag